The following proteins come from a genomic window of Portunus trituberculatus isolate SZX2019 chromosome 35, ASM1759143v1, whole genome shotgun sequence:
- the LOC123513070 gene encoding glucose dehydrogenase [FAD, quinone]-like — protein MITRVLITLLRLVLLAGLRRSGPADPYLTPPSLRPIYDFVVVGGGTGGSVVGARLAEAGWQVLVLEAGTPPPLETTVPGLSIALYFTDTNWEYTISPQKYSNRFFLDRGGRMVQGRLVGGSSNMGGMLYARGNRRDYDLWAALGNPGWNYESVLPYFKKSEDFQGHLTPDTEMFHGRGGPLGVTPSTKLSPVSEAFLAAGRELGYAEVDPNAFSHVGFARSSYTVRRGVRSSADDWLRPALLNRPNLHVLTGATVEKIVLSQSKRAVGIQFVYGGQRLKVRVAREVVVSAGALASPKLLMLSGLGPAAHLRKHGVPVVVDLPGVGQNLQDHFNVHGLTWTVPPGALGNSNLLTAAFQYLTTMEGPFTEPLGDKTTAWVNVGSGETEWPDLQCHVLSQTPAFDFGLFTTTLLSISRQKYQSYFGPILGSEGFTIECQLSRPKSRGEVTLRSNDPNDYPIVNPNFLSHPEDVNTIVKGIKFGLSIANTSALGGRFGARFHNKPLPGCEGHVFGADDYWACYARHMGTSYIHPTGTCKMGPPEDPTSVVDENLKVRGVAGLRVVDASVMPTITSANTMAAVVMVAERAADLITQEWNGYSSRLHK, from the exons ATGATCACTAGGGTGTTGATCACCTTATTAAGGCTGGTGCTCCTGGCAGGACTGCGGCGGTCCGGCCCAGCAGATCCTTACCTCACACCGCCCTCTCTCAGACCCATCTATGACTTCGTGGTGG TGGGCGGAGGCACCGGCGGCAGCGTTGTGGGGGCGCGGCTGGCGGAGGCCGGATGGCAGGTGTTGGTGCTGGAAGCAGGAACCCCACCACCTCTTGAAACAACTGTGCCTGGCCTCAGCATCGCCCTCTACTTCACTGACACGAACTGGGAGTACACCATAAGCCCGCAGAAGTACTCCAACCGGTTCTTCCTCGACAGA GGAGGGCGGATGGTGCAAGGACGTCTGGTGGGCGGGTCATCCAACATGGGCGGTATGCTGTACGCACGGGGCAACAGGAGAGACTATGATCTATGGGCGGCTCTTGGCAACCCTGGCTGGAACTACGAGAGTGTGCTGCCTTACTTCAAGAAATCCGAGGACTTTCAGGGGCATCTCACTCCTGAtaccg AGATGTTCCATGGCCGCGGTGGTCCTCTGGGCGTCACTCCCAGTACCAAACTTTCTCCGGTGAGCGAAGCCTTCCTCGCTGCGGGCCGTGAACTGGGTTATGCAGAGGTAGATCCCAACGCGTTCAGCCATGTGG GGTTCGCACGCTCTTCCTACACCGTGCGAAGGGGCGTTAGGTCCTCAGCAGATGACTGGCTTCGCCCCGCGCTCCTCAACCGCCCTAACCTGCACGTCCTGACGGGAGCCACTGTGGAAAAG ATCGTGCTGAGCCAGAGCAAGCGTGCCGTGGGTATTCAGTTCGTGTACGGTGGTCAG AGGCTTAAGGTGCGAGTGGCgcgtgaggtggtggtgtcagcAGGCGCCCTGGCCTCCCCGAAGCTGCTCATGCTGTCCGGGTTGGGACCCGCTGCTCACCTACGGAAACATGGG GTACCGGTGGTGGTGGATCTGCCTGGCGTAGGACAAAACCTGCAGGACCACTTCAACGTGCACGGACTCACGTGGACGGTGCCTCCGGGCGCCCTCGGTAACTCCAACTTGCTGACGGCGGCCTTTCAGTACCTTACCACCATGGAAG GACCGTTCACAGAGCCGCTGGGAGACAAGACCACTGCTTGGGTGAACGTTGGGTCCGGGGAGACCGAATGGCCAGACTTGCAGTGCCATGTGTTGTCTCAGACCCCTGCCTTTGACTTCGGCCTCTTTACCACGACCCTTCTCAGCATCAGCCGCCAG AAATACCAGTCGTACTTCGGTCCCATCCTCGGGTCGGAAGGCTTCACGATCGAATGTCAGCTGTCAAGACCCAAGAGTCGCGGGGAGGTCACTCTACGTTCCAATGACCCCAATGACTATCCGATAGTCAACCCCAACTTCCTGAGTCACCCCGAGGATGTGAATACGATAGTCAAAG GGATCAAATTCGGTCTCTCCATCGCCAACACTTCAGCTCTGGGAGGCAGATTTGGTGCCAGATTCCATAATAAG CCACTGCCGGGGTGTGAGGGGCACGTGTTCGGCGCTGACGACTACTGGGCCTGCTACGCGCGGCACATGGGCACCTCCTACATCCACCCCACAGGAACCTGCAAGATGGGACCGCCTGAAGACCCCACCAGCGTAGTGGACGAAAATCTCAA GGTGCGGGGCGTGGCGGGCCTGCGGGTGGTAGACGCATCAGTCATGCCTACCATCACTTCGGCAAACACCATGGCGGCCGTGGTCATGGTGGCGGAGAGAGCAGCAGATCTCATCACGCAGGAGTGGAATGGTTACTCGTCACGACTACACAAGTGA